In Prunus dulcis unplaced genomic scaffold, ALMONDv2, whole genome shotgun sequence, a single genomic region encodes these proteins:
- the LOC117612871 gene encoding protein DYAD-like isoform X4, with protein MAQWGTRRRRVKFLGQHEENKPQISSSITEEENSTDEFKVAVKAEPLEIPEIKKRKRLSLGKGRWTTSSSKGRTKKRNNVTERWTAERYKLAEESMMEVLKAEGATFGNPISRLELRSLARKRIGDTGLLDHLLKHIDGKVAPGGTERFRRWFNTNGTMEYWLESADLVNIRQEAGVHDPYWIPPSKLMPCGASSEDSVSAGELKLLKAEVDKMKSDMQELLLSKKQEKDRANQNMLEDLMKWKAQTEQSLKVILGSWKGMQDKFEELMMWKAKVEQQVAEMTNVMSNMQVPKQYPATNPETSERWEDWLESTNLDNFQGNELVPWFESTNLVNAEEGVIIQDPYLAPPLRSKHGDSSFPDPFCKIKEEITEMERDVHELIPRKQKEYQANVTPDSSATANSKSELDNLFMFQEMLQELFNWKSMTEQKLSEMSNSVNAIKQTSKLMSPPLPPQLPEDGNLSMEYHPCFMF; from the exons ATGGCACAGTGGGGTACTCGTCGTAGGCGAGTTAAATTCCTTGGCCaacatgaagaaaacaaaccccaaatttCTTCCAGCATCACTGAGGAAGAAAATTCAACAGATGAATTTAAAGTAGCTGTGAAAGCTGAACCTCTCGAAATACCAGAAATCAAGAAGAGGAAGCGCCTCAGCCTAGGCAAAGGCAGATGGACAACTAGTAGCTCTAAAGGTAGGACAAAGAAGCGTAATAATGTGACTGAAAGATGGACAGCTGAAAG GTATAAGCTGGCAGAGGAAAGTATGATGGAAGTTTTGAAGGCTGAAGGTGCAACTTTTGGAAACCCAATTTCCAGGCTAGAACTCAGATCGTTAGCACGTAAGCGAATTGGTGATACCGGGCTGCTCGATCACTTACTGAAGCACATTGATGGTAAGGTGGCACCGGGTGGGACTGAGCGGTTTCGGCGGTGGTTCAACACCAATGGAACAATGGAGTATTGGTTGGAGAGTGCTGATCTGGTTAACATTCGTCAGGAAGCTGGGGTGCATGATCCTTATTGGATTCCACCATCTAAGTTGATGCCATGTGGTGCCTCCTCAGAAGATTCTGTTTCTGCTGGAGAATTGAAGCTACTCAAGGCAGAAGTGGATAAAATGAAGAG TGATATGCAGGAGCTGCTGTTATCCAAGAAGCAAGAGAAAGACCGAGCCAATCAG AATATGCTTGAGGATTTGATGAAATGGAAAGCTCAGACTGAGCAAAGCTTGAAAGTGATTTTAGGTTCTTGGAAGGGTATGCAG GACAAGTTTGAGGAATTAATGATGTGGAAAGCTAAAGTTGAGCAACAGGTAGCTGAAATGACTAATGTCATGAGTAATATGCAAGTACCAAAGCAATACCCTGCCACCAACCCTGAAACATCTGAGCGATGGGAAGATTGGCTAGAGAGCACCAACCTCGATAATTTTCAGGGAAATGAACTTGTGCCTTGGTTTGAGAGCACGAATCTGGTTAATGCTGAGGAAGGAGTTATAATCCAAGATCCCTACCTAGCCCCGCCACTTAGATCAAAGCATGGCGATAGCTCATTTCCAGACCCTTTTTGCAAAATCAAGGAAGAAATTACTGAAATGGAGAG AGATGTGCATGAGCTGATACCAAGGAAACAAAAGGAATATCAAGCTAATGTGACCCCTGATTCTTCTGCTACTGCAAATTCAAAGTCAGAGCTTGataatttgtttatgtttcaG GAAATGTTACAGGAGTTGTTCAATTGGAAATCTATGACGGAGCAGAAGCTGAGTGAGATGTCAAATTCCGTGAATGCCATCAAGCAGACATCAAAACTAATGAGTCCTCCACTCCCTCCGCAGCTGCCAGAAGATGGAAATCTGAGTATGGAATATCATCCTTGTTTCATGTTTTAG
- the LOC117612871 gene encoding protein DYAD-like isoform X2, producing the protein MAQWGTRRRRVKFLGQHEENKPQISSSITEEENSTDEFKVAVKAEPLEIPEIKKRKRLSLGKGRWTTSSSKGRTKKRNNVTERWTAERYKLAEESMMEVLKAEGATFGNPISRLELRSLARKRIGDTGLLDHLLKHIDGKVAPGGTERFRRWFNTNGTMEYWLESADLVNIRQEAGVHDPYWIPPSKLMPCGASSEDSVSAGELKLLKAEVDKMKSDMQELLLSKKQEKDRANQNMLEDLMKWKAQTEQSLKVILGSWKGMQDKFEELMMWKAKVEQQVAEMTNVMSNMQVPKQYPATNPETSERWEDWLESTNLDNFQGNELVPWFESTNLVNAEEGVIIQDPYLAPPLRSKHGDSSFPDPFCKIKEEITEMERNRDVHELIPRKQKEYQANVTPDSSATANSKSELDNLFMFQEMLQELFNWKSMTEQKLSEMSNSVNAIKQTSKLMSPPLPPQLPEDGNLSMEYHPCFMF; encoded by the exons ATGGCACAGTGGGGTACTCGTCGTAGGCGAGTTAAATTCCTTGGCCaacatgaagaaaacaaaccccaaatttCTTCCAGCATCACTGAGGAAGAAAATTCAACAGATGAATTTAAAGTAGCTGTGAAAGCTGAACCTCTCGAAATACCAGAAATCAAGAAGAGGAAGCGCCTCAGCCTAGGCAAAGGCAGATGGACAACTAGTAGCTCTAAAGGTAGGACAAAGAAGCGTAATAATGTGACTGAAAGATGGACAGCTGAAAG GTATAAGCTGGCAGAGGAAAGTATGATGGAAGTTTTGAAGGCTGAAGGTGCAACTTTTGGAAACCCAATTTCCAGGCTAGAACTCAGATCGTTAGCACGTAAGCGAATTGGTGATACCGGGCTGCTCGATCACTTACTGAAGCACATTGATGGTAAGGTGGCACCGGGTGGGACTGAGCGGTTTCGGCGGTGGTTCAACACCAATGGAACAATGGAGTATTGGTTGGAGAGTGCTGATCTGGTTAACATTCGTCAGGAAGCTGGGGTGCATGATCCTTATTGGATTCCACCATCTAAGTTGATGCCATGTGGTGCCTCCTCAGAAGATTCTGTTTCTGCTGGAGAATTGAAGCTACTCAAGGCAGAAGTGGATAAAATGAAGAG TGATATGCAGGAGCTGCTGTTATCCAAGAAGCAAGAGAAAGACCGAGCCAATCAG AATATGCTTGAGGATTTGATGAAATGGAAAGCTCAGACTGAGCAAAGCTTGAAAGTGATTTTAGGTTCTTGGAAGGGTATGCAG GACAAGTTTGAGGAATTAATGATGTGGAAAGCTAAAGTTGAGCAACAGGTAGCTGAAATGACTAATGTCATGAGTAATATGCAAGTACCAAAGCAATACCCTGCCACCAACCCTGAAACATCTGAGCGATGGGAAGATTGGCTAGAGAGCACCAACCTCGATAATTTTCAGGGAAATGAACTTGTGCCTTGGTTTGAGAGCACGAATCTGGTTAATGCTGAGGAAGGAGTTATAATCCAAGATCCCTACCTAGCCCCGCCACTTAGATCAAAGCATGGCGATAGCTCATTTCCAGACCCTTTTTGCAAAATCAAGGAAGAAATTACTGAAATGGAGAG AAACAGAGATGTGCATGAGCTGATACCAAGGAAACAAAAGGAATATCAAGCTAATGTGACCCCTGATTCTTCTGCTACTGCAAATTCAAAGTCAGAGCTTGataatttgtttatgtttcaG GAAATGTTACAGGAGTTGTTCAATTGGAAATCTATGACGGAGCAGAAGCTGAGTGAGATGTCAAATTCCGTGAATGCCATCAAGCAGACATCAAAACTAATGAGTCCTCCACTCCCTCCGCAGCTGCCAGAAGATGGAAATCTGAGTATGGAATATCATCCTTGTTTCATGTTTTAG
- the LOC117612871 gene encoding protein DYAD-like isoform X1, with product MAQWGTRRRRVKFLGQHEENKPQISSSITEEENSTDEFKVAVKAEPLEIPEIKKRKRLSLGKGRWTTSSSKGRTKKRNNVTERWTAERYKLAEESMMEVLKAEGATFGNPISRLELRSLARKRIGDTGLLDHLLKHIDGKVAPGGTERFRRWFNTNGTMEYWLESADLVNIRQEAGVHDPYWIPPSKLMPCGASSEDSVSAGELKLLKAEVDKMKSDMQELLLSKKQEKDRANQQNMLEDLMKWKAQTEQSLKVILGSWKGMQDKFEELMMWKAKVEQQVAEMTNVMSNMQVPKQYPATNPETSERWEDWLESTNLDNFQGNELVPWFESTNLVNAEEGVIIQDPYLAPPLRSKHGDSSFPDPFCKIKEEITEMERNRDVHELIPRKQKEYQANVTPDSSATANSKSELDNLFMFQEMLQELFNWKSMTEQKLSEMSNSVNAIKQTSKLMSPPLPPQLPEDGNLSMEYHPCFMF from the exons ATGGCACAGTGGGGTACTCGTCGTAGGCGAGTTAAATTCCTTGGCCaacatgaagaaaacaaaccccaaatttCTTCCAGCATCACTGAGGAAGAAAATTCAACAGATGAATTTAAAGTAGCTGTGAAAGCTGAACCTCTCGAAATACCAGAAATCAAGAAGAGGAAGCGCCTCAGCCTAGGCAAAGGCAGATGGACAACTAGTAGCTCTAAAGGTAGGACAAAGAAGCGTAATAATGTGACTGAAAGATGGACAGCTGAAAG GTATAAGCTGGCAGAGGAAAGTATGATGGAAGTTTTGAAGGCTGAAGGTGCAACTTTTGGAAACCCAATTTCCAGGCTAGAACTCAGATCGTTAGCACGTAAGCGAATTGGTGATACCGGGCTGCTCGATCACTTACTGAAGCACATTGATGGTAAGGTGGCACCGGGTGGGACTGAGCGGTTTCGGCGGTGGTTCAACACCAATGGAACAATGGAGTATTGGTTGGAGAGTGCTGATCTGGTTAACATTCGTCAGGAAGCTGGGGTGCATGATCCTTATTGGATTCCACCATCTAAGTTGATGCCATGTGGTGCCTCCTCAGAAGATTCTGTTTCTGCTGGAGAATTGAAGCTACTCAAGGCAGAAGTGGATAAAATGAAGAG TGATATGCAGGAGCTGCTGTTATCCAAGAAGCAAGAGAAAGACCGAGCCAATCAG CAGAATATGCTTGAGGATTTGATGAAATGGAAAGCTCAGACTGAGCAAAGCTTGAAAGTGATTTTAGGTTCTTGGAAGGGTATGCAG GACAAGTTTGAGGAATTAATGATGTGGAAAGCTAAAGTTGAGCAACAGGTAGCTGAAATGACTAATGTCATGAGTAATATGCAAGTACCAAAGCAATACCCTGCCACCAACCCTGAAACATCTGAGCGATGGGAAGATTGGCTAGAGAGCACCAACCTCGATAATTTTCAGGGAAATGAACTTGTGCCTTGGTTTGAGAGCACGAATCTGGTTAATGCTGAGGAAGGAGTTATAATCCAAGATCCCTACCTAGCCCCGCCACTTAGATCAAAGCATGGCGATAGCTCATTTCCAGACCCTTTTTGCAAAATCAAGGAAGAAATTACTGAAATGGAGAG AAACAGAGATGTGCATGAGCTGATACCAAGGAAACAAAAGGAATATCAAGCTAATGTGACCCCTGATTCTTCTGCTACTGCAAATTCAAAGTCAGAGCTTGataatttgtttatgtttcaG GAAATGTTACAGGAGTTGTTCAATTGGAAATCTATGACGGAGCAGAAGCTGAGTGAGATGTCAAATTCCGTGAATGCCATCAAGCAGACATCAAAACTAATGAGTCCTCCACTCCCTCCGCAGCTGCCAGAAGATGGAAATCTGAGTATGGAATATCATCCTTGTTTCATGTTTTAG
- the LOC117612871 gene encoding protein DYAD-like isoform X3: MAQWGTRRRRVKFLGQHEENKPQISSSITEEENSTDEFKVAVKAEPLEIPEIKKRKRLSLGKGRWTTSSSKGRTKKRNNVTERWTAERYKLAEESMMEVLKAEGATFGNPISRLELRSLARKRIGDTGLLDHLLKHIDGKVAPGGTERFRRWFNTNGTMEYWLESADLVNIRQEAGVHDPYWIPPSKLMPCGASSEDSVSAGELKLLKAEVDKMKSDMQELLLSKKQEKDRANQQNMLEDLMKWKAQTEQSLKVILGSWKGMQDKFEELMMWKAKVEQQVAEMTNVMSNMQVPKQYPATNPETSERWEDWLESTNLDNFQGNELVPWFESTNLVNAEEGVIIQDPYLAPPLRSKHGDSSFPDPFCKIKEEITEMERDVHELIPRKQKEYQANVTPDSSATANSKSELDNLFMFQEMLQELFNWKSMTEQKLSEMSNSVNAIKQTSKLMSPPLPPQLPEDGNLSMEYHPCFMF; this comes from the exons ATGGCACAGTGGGGTACTCGTCGTAGGCGAGTTAAATTCCTTGGCCaacatgaagaaaacaaaccccaaatttCTTCCAGCATCACTGAGGAAGAAAATTCAACAGATGAATTTAAAGTAGCTGTGAAAGCTGAACCTCTCGAAATACCAGAAATCAAGAAGAGGAAGCGCCTCAGCCTAGGCAAAGGCAGATGGACAACTAGTAGCTCTAAAGGTAGGACAAAGAAGCGTAATAATGTGACTGAAAGATGGACAGCTGAAAG GTATAAGCTGGCAGAGGAAAGTATGATGGAAGTTTTGAAGGCTGAAGGTGCAACTTTTGGAAACCCAATTTCCAGGCTAGAACTCAGATCGTTAGCACGTAAGCGAATTGGTGATACCGGGCTGCTCGATCACTTACTGAAGCACATTGATGGTAAGGTGGCACCGGGTGGGACTGAGCGGTTTCGGCGGTGGTTCAACACCAATGGAACAATGGAGTATTGGTTGGAGAGTGCTGATCTGGTTAACATTCGTCAGGAAGCTGGGGTGCATGATCCTTATTGGATTCCACCATCTAAGTTGATGCCATGTGGTGCCTCCTCAGAAGATTCTGTTTCTGCTGGAGAATTGAAGCTACTCAAGGCAGAAGTGGATAAAATGAAGAG TGATATGCAGGAGCTGCTGTTATCCAAGAAGCAAGAGAAAGACCGAGCCAATCAG CAGAATATGCTTGAGGATTTGATGAAATGGAAAGCTCAGACTGAGCAAAGCTTGAAAGTGATTTTAGGTTCTTGGAAGGGTATGCAG GACAAGTTTGAGGAATTAATGATGTGGAAAGCTAAAGTTGAGCAACAGGTAGCTGAAATGACTAATGTCATGAGTAATATGCAAGTACCAAAGCAATACCCTGCCACCAACCCTGAAACATCTGAGCGATGGGAAGATTGGCTAGAGAGCACCAACCTCGATAATTTTCAGGGAAATGAACTTGTGCCTTGGTTTGAGAGCACGAATCTGGTTAATGCTGAGGAAGGAGTTATAATCCAAGATCCCTACCTAGCCCCGCCACTTAGATCAAAGCATGGCGATAGCTCATTTCCAGACCCTTTTTGCAAAATCAAGGAAGAAATTACTGAAATGGAGAG AGATGTGCATGAGCTGATACCAAGGAAACAAAAGGAATATCAAGCTAATGTGACCCCTGATTCTTCTGCTACTGCAAATTCAAAGTCAGAGCTTGataatttgtttatgtttcaG GAAATGTTACAGGAGTTGTTCAATTGGAAATCTATGACGGAGCAGAAGCTGAGTGAGATGTCAAATTCCGTGAATGCCATCAAGCAGACATCAAAACTAATGAGTCCTCCACTCCCTCCGCAGCTGCCAGAAGATGGAAATCTGAGTATGGAATATCATCCTTGTTTCATGTTTTAG
- the LOC117612871 gene encoding protein DYAD-like isoform X5: MAQWGTRRRRVKFLGQHEENKPQISSSITEEENSTDEFKVAVKAEPLEIPEIKKRKRLSLGKGRWTTSSSKGRTKKRNNVTERWTAERYKLAEESMMEVLKAEGATFGNPISRLELRSLARKRIGDTGLLDHLLKHIDGKVAPGGTERFRRWFNTNGTMEYWLESADLVNIRQEAGVHDPYWIPPSKLMPCGASSEDSVSAGELKLLKAEVDKMKSDMQELLLSKKQEKDRANQQNMLEDLMKWKAQTEQSLKVILGSWKGMQDKFEELMMWKAKVEQQVAEMTNVMSNMQVPKQYPATNPETSERWEDWLESTNLDNFQGNELVPWFESTNLVNAEEGVIIQDPYLAPPLRSKHGDSSFPDPFCKIKEEITEMERNRDVHELIPRKQKEYQANVTPDSSATANSKSELDNLFMFQELFNWKSMTEQKLSEMSNSVNAIKQTSKLMSPPLPPQLPEDGNLSMEYHPCFMF, from the exons ATGGCACAGTGGGGTACTCGTCGTAGGCGAGTTAAATTCCTTGGCCaacatgaagaaaacaaaccccaaatttCTTCCAGCATCACTGAGGAAGAAAATTCAACAGATGAATTTAAAGTAGCTGTGAAAGCTGAACCTCTCGAAATACCAGAAATCAAGAAGAGGAAGCGCCTCAGCCTAGGCAAAGGCAGATGGACAACTAGTAGCTCTAAAGGTAGGACAAAGAAGCGTAATAATGTGACTGAAAGATGGACAGCTGAAAG GTATAAGCTGGCAGAGGAAAGTATGATGGAAGTTTTGAAGGCTGAAGGTGCAACTTTTGGAAACCCAATTTCCAGGCTAGAACTCAGATCGTTAGCACGTAAGCGAATTGGTGATACCGGGCTGCTCGATCACTTACTGAAGCACATTGATGGTAAGGTGGCACCGGGTGGGACTGAGCGGTTTCGGCGGTGGTTCAACACCAATGGAACAATGGAGTATTGGTTGGAGAGTGCTGATCTGGTTAACATTCGTCAGGAAGCTGGGGTGCATGATCCTTATTGGATTCCACCATCTAAGTTGATGCCATGTGGTGCCTCCTCAGAAGATTCTGTTTCTGCTGGAGAATTGAAGCTACTCAAGGCAGAAGTGGATAAAATGAAGAG TGATATGCAGGAGCTGCTGTTATCCAAGAAGCAAGAGAAAGACCGAGCCAATCAG CAGAATATGCTTGAGGATTTGATGAAATGGAAAGCTCAGACTGAGCAAAGCTTGAAAGTGATTTTAGGTTCTTGGAAGGGTATGCAG GACAAGTTTGAGGAATTAATGATGTGGAAAGCTAAAGTTGAGCAACAGGTAGCTGAAATGACTAATGTCATGAGTAATATGCAAGTACCAAAGCAATACCCTGCCACCAACCCTGAAACATCTGAGCGATGGGAAGATTGGCTAGAGAGCACCAACCTCGATAATTTTCAGGGAAATGAACTTGTGCCTTGGTTTGAGAGCACGAATCTGGTTAATGCTGAGGAAGGAGTTATAATCCAAGATCCCTACCTAGCCCCGCCACTTAGATCAAAGCATGGCGATAGCTCATTTCCAGACCCTTTTTGCAAAATCAAGGAAGAAATTACTGAAATGGAGAG AAACAGAGATGTGCATGAGCTGATACCAAGGAAACAAAAGGAATATCAAGCTAATGTGACCCCTGATTCTTCTGCTACTGCAAATTCAAAGTCAGAGCTTGataatttgtttatgtttcaG GAGTTGTTCAATTGGAAATCTATGACGGAGCAGAAGCTGAGTGAGATGTCAAATTCCGTGAATGCCATCAAGCAGACATCAAAACTAATGAGTCCTCCACTCCCTCCGCAGCTGCCAGAAGATGGAAATCTGAGTATGGAATATCATCCTTGTTTCATGTTTTAG
- the LOC117612867 gene encoding uncharacterized protein LOC117612867 has product MAGFSMFLPLGSKSSFNLEKAVCNHGFFMMAPNRWIPSSKTLQRPLRLADSTTCVTVSILHPPNRTSLLVRVHDIQNVSYTDERAILNQVARMLRISERDEMDVREYQKVHPEAKEKGFGRVFRSPTLFEDLVKCLLLCNCTWSNTLKMARALCELQFELSNNKASARSGQKRKRETSNTWPCKVINQMDGGILGNFPTSKELAGLDENTLVSEHKVLGYRAKLILKLARDVERGTIRLHEFEKSLDDMSFNQDQVFRRLMKIKGFGSYACANALMCIGYYQHVPLDTETIRHLQEVHGRKNCDKKTARKYVAEIYDKYAPYQCLAYWLELLDFYERKFGKLSELPSSSYETVSSSRDGAIYKSAVTLTPSLLSQPSEHV; this is encoded by the exons ATGGCAGGGTTCTCAATGTTTTTGCCATTGGGAAGCAAGTCAAGTTTTAACCTGGAGAAAGCAGTGTGCAACCATGGCTTCTTCATGATGGCTCCCAACCGTTGGATTCCATCTTCAAAAACACTCCAACGTCCACTGAGACTTGCAGACTCAACTACTTGTGTCACCGTTTCGATCTTACATCCGCCTAATCGGACCTCTCTCCTTGTTCGAGTTCATGACATTCAAAACGTCTCATATACAGATGAACGTGCTATACTG AACCAAGTGGCTCGAATGCTAAGGATATCTGAGAGAGATGAAATGGACGTGAGGGAATATCAGAAAGTGCATCCGGAAGCGAAAGAGAAAGGCTTCGGTCGAGTTTTCCGGTCGCCTACTCTCTTTGAAGACCTTGTCAAGTGTCTTCTTCTCTGTAATTGCAC GTGGTCGAATACATTGAAAATGGCTCGAGCTCTCTGTGAGCTTCAATTTGAGCTAAGTAATAATAAAGCTTCAGCAAGGTCGGgacaaaagaggaagagagagacgTCAAATACATGGCCATGCAAAGTTATAAATCAAATGGATGGTGGGATTTTAGGCAATTTCCCAACTTCAAAAGAACTCGCTGGCCTTGATGAGAATACTTTAGTCAGCGAGCATAAAGTTCTTGGGTACAGAGCAAAACTCATTCTAAAACTTGCTAGAGATGTGGAACGTGGGACGATACGACTTCATGAGTTTGAGAAATCCCTCGACGACATGTCGTTTAACCAGGATCAAGTGTTTCGGAGACTCATGAAGATCAAAGGGTTTGGTTCATATGCATGTGCCAATGCGTTGATGTGCATTGGATATTATCAGCACGTTCCACTCGATACTGAAACTATAAGACACTTACAAGAG gtTCATGGGAGGAAGAATTGCGACAAAAAGACCGCCAGAAAATATGTGGCAGAAATTTACGACAAATATGCACCATATCAGTGCTTGGCATACTG GTTGGAGCTCTTGGATTTCTACGaaagaaaatttgggaagCTAAGTGAATTACCCAGCTCTAGCTATGAAACAGTGAGCAGCAGCAGGGACGGAGCCATTTACAAGTCTGCAGTGACCTTGACGCCCTCTCTCCTTTCACAACCCTCTGAACATgtatag